The DNA segment CTTTATCACTTATAAAGTATTGAGCAGGGAAAGAAATCCTCAGGTATAGAAAGTGCAAACGGACACTGGTACTTCTAAAAAAGTTACTCTCCGGATGGTACCTGAATGGCCACACCTGCCGGGATAGGTGTACCGAAATTTGGGCTCCCATCCGGGTTCCAGCTAAACTTTTGTAAGCGCATGTCCCGCGACCAACCTGGTTCTGTAGTTTTCTTGGCATGATAAAAGATCCACCATTCTTTGTTATCCGGAGATTGCGTGAAACTAGCATGTCCAGGACCAAAGACTTGTTCTGTTCCCTGAAACACAGGTCCCGTTTTTTCCCAGCTCTTCGCATCAAGCAATACTTTGGCCTCTTTTTTAAGTCTTAACAAGCCAAGGCGGTACTCTGGTGTCCAGGATTCGCGGGTGGAATACACAATAAAAACCTGTCCTTTACGAAGCAGAAACTGAGGGCCCTCGTTCAAGTTCAGTGGACCGCCTGTTTCCCATTGCTGGTCAGGACTGGAAATTTTTACCCTTTCTGAACTGATTGTCCAGGGATTGCTCATCCTGGCCAGATACAGGTGTTGAACTGTTTTATCGGTAGCCGCATTCTTTTCCCAACCAGACCATACAGCATAGAGTTTCCCTCTGATTTCTGCTACATTAACATCTATGGCCCAGATATTTCCGGTTTGATCTTTTGGGTCTGCACCGGTGCTTAACAGGCCTTTATCTATATATTTTCCCTGCGGGTCATCTGTTACTGATTCGAGTACGCCTGAACGCTGATAGATATACGGAGGGCCAGATTGGCCTGCCGCATAATAGATGTACCATTTGTTGTTGAAATAGTGGAGCTCTGGCGCCCAGATTTGATTGCTGTTCCAGCCTTTTCGAGGTGCATTCCACACGATAACTGCCTTGCCCAGCTTGCTCAGTTTATCCGATTTACTTACAGAAATACCTCTACCAGCGATCCCTCCGGTGCTCTGACAAACGTAATAATGGTTTTTGTGCCTGATCACCCAGGGATCTGCGCCCTGCCCTACTGGATTTACGAAGGTCCGCGCTTCGTTTTTTTCCTGGGCCTGCGTTGCTGTATGCCCTAAAATTAAACAGAACAATACAAGAAAAGAAAAACTGCTGGTTGTTATGGTTGGATTCATTTGTGATAGTTGGCTAGTTCGCGGATCAGTGAAGATAAAATACATCCCGGTTTCATTTTAAAGTCATCCAGTACTTCCCGCAATTGGGTTTGAAAATGATAGGCTACTGAACCGATGCAATTAAATTGATATTGACGGTAGTCGGGATAACAGGAAACGAGTTGTGAAAAAAATTCGGTAAATGCGGTACGCAGCAAATTATTGCTATAGGCGGCATCTACTTCATCAGATTTTAGGAACCTGGTGAAACCTGCACAAAACCTGTTGGCCTGGGGGCTGGTATAAATTCTGTTGATGATTGCTGCAGCATTGAGGCCATATTGCGCCTCAAATACACGTTTAACCGATTGTGGCATTTTATCGCGTAAATAATCAACGAGGATTTTCTTTCCTATAGCTGCGCCACTCCCCTCGTCTCCCAGAATGAATCCGAGTGAATCTATGTTGTGGGTGATATTTTTGCCATCGTAAATACAGGTATTGGTACCGGTGCCCAATATGGCAGCAAATCCGGCATTGTGGTTAAGCAAGCCTCTTGCCGCGGCAAGTAGGTCCATTTCGGCTTCGATGGTTTCACATTGTGGAAAAGCCTCGCGCAGGATGCTTTCTATAACGGCTGTCTGTTCGTCTTGACAACCAGCTCCATAAAAATGCAGAGCTTTGATGTCTGTGTGTTGCAGGTACGCCGGTAAATTGTTTCGGATGGAATTCAGAATGGATGCGGGTTCGGAAAAAAAAGGATTGTATCCTTCAGTCATAAAATAACGTTCTTCTCCTTCGGGGTCTATTAAGCACCAGTCTGTCTTGGTCGACCCGCTGTCGGCAATTAAAATCATGTGTTGATCAGTTAAATTTTTAGTTTTCCTATCTGATGACCGGACACTGCATAATAGCCAATGGCTATATAACAGGGAATAACCATCCAATAGGCCTGTTGTGGGTTGAAATGGTCGGTGAGGTATCCGTACAACAGCGGAAGCAATGCTGCTCCGGAAATGGCCATCACCAACAGAGAAGAGCCTGTTTTAGTAAATTTACCCAGTCCTGCAATAGCTAGTGGCCAGATGGAAGGCCACATGAGCGAATTGGCCAGACCGAGCAGGGCGATAAACACCACGGAAGTTATGCCTGCGGTGAAGATAGCTGCCAGGGCAAACACAATCCCTAGCACAGCAGAGGTTTTAAGTGCTGTTTCCTGGCTAAAATAACGGGGTATGCAGACAATACCGATGAGGTAACCGACGAGCATACTGATGAGTGTAAAAGAACTGAAAAACTTTGAAGCGCTGAGTGGAATACCATGGAAGGTGCCATAGCCTATAATGCTGTTTCCGGCAATTACTTCTACCCCGGTATATAAAAACAGGATGAATACACCCAGTATAAGGTGAGGAAATTGCAGAATTGAGGTTTTAGCCGTGCGGCCATCTCCGTCCAGATCAGCCTCTAATTCGTCCTCATCAATTTCAGGCAGGGCCGAAAACCTGATAAGAATGGCCATTATCACCAATAGACCTGTAATAATCAGGTAAGGTATGATGACTTTATCGGCAAGCGCATTGAGCTCCAGGTTCTTTTGCACGGGGTTTAAGTGGTTCAACTTTTCTTTTAGCGCATCTGCATCATTTAAGATCACCGCACCCAAAATTATGGGTGCAAGGGCGCCTGCGATGCCATTACAGATTCCCATGAAACTGATGCGCCTTGCCGCACTTTCTTTAGGACCAAGTATGGCTACGTAAGGATTGGAAGCCGTCTGCAAAATAGTCAACCCGGCACCCTGAACAAACAAACCCAGTAAGAATAATGGATAGAAGCGGTTCATGGCAGCAGGCATAAACAATAATGAACCTATGGCTACGAGTAGCAAACCAATGGATAGACTGTTTTTAAAGCCTGTAATTTTTAATAGCCATCCGGAGGGGATACCCATTAGAAAATAGGAAATGTAGAAGGCAAATGCAACCAGATAGGATTGAAAGTTATTCAATTCGCAGGCCAGCTGTAAATATGGGATCAATACAGAACTTAACCAGGTAACAAAACCAAATATGAAAAAGAGTATGCCAATGATGACGAGTGGGTTTAATCCGGCTTTATTTGCCATGTTAATAATTTTTGGATTTAATGCGGTCTATAATTGTTTCGTACAGGTTTAAAGGGAACACAGCGGGCTGTCCATACCAGAAAAAAGAGTCTTTACCTTCGTATACTCCGGCATTGATGTGTTTGGAGGTGGGAAGGTAACTGGAAACATCATTGCAATAACCAGCCACACTGACCAGCTTTCCGGGCCACAATTTTTTGATCCCGATACTGTAGTCGGTTACCGTTTCCCTTGAAATACCTACCAGTTTCCAGTTGCCAATATTGAAAGTCTGCATGTAGACCGGCATGGTTTGCGGCATTTTATCTTGGCTGTCCAGCTTAGCCATCAAATTGGCCCATCGCACATTCTTTTCTGCATATACATCATTCGGTGAGTTGCCATTTTCCTTTCCAAAAGCCAGGATTTGTTCCCTGCTCCATCTGTTGACCGGAAAATTAACTGAATCCAGGTGAAAGTCGATCTTCCCGCTCAACTGCTGCATCGGCTGTTGGAGAATGGTTTTAACATCTGCTGCGAGGTCGCTTCCCGTTTTGTTGTGGTTTGCTTGTACTGGATTAATATCGCCACCGCATCCCTGGATAAAGATGGCTTCTTTAATACCTGCCTCCTTTTCCAATACTTTTCTGGCTTCACCCGGATAATTGGCACTGAGGGTAAAACCCTCTTCACCCAAATTGCTGAATACAGGGTGACAGCCGGTGAGGAATACTATCGATTTGGTATGGTCGGCAGTATTTTCTATCTGAAGCACGTCTAGGGCATTGTCATAAGGTGCATCTGGCCCTTTCAGGGTCCGGTTATGGCCTATTGCTGTACTTCCCCTGCCGAAAGAAAGCAAAGATGACCTTCTGTTTTTGAGGGCCTGACTTATTGCTTTTAAGACTGCTGGTCTGACCACACCGTTCAGGTACAAAGTATCCGGCAATTGATGGCTGCCCCATGTGGTCCAATCCTGGGTGGAAGGTGCAAAATGGGTATGGGAGGCATTGATGAGTACTGCCTCCGGCCGGATGTTGTGCTTTTTGTAAACCTCTTGTTTGATTGACGTAATAAAACTGGTATTAAAGCCGCAAAGGTCAGTGCCGACCATGACCACCGATTGATCTCCTTCGCCAATGGCTACCGCCTTAACGGTTAAGTCGCCCTCGGTTTGCTGTACCGCGCGATATATTTTATTGTCTTTACCCAGACCATAGAGCTGGTTTTTATGTACCGTGATCGCTTTTAAATGAACCCTGTAAAACACATTATTAAAATTTGCAAAGCGGATCCATTCTGCAGTCGGGTCTGAAGCATCCAGGCGATACAGTTCATCTTCGGCGGTCAGCGCCATCAACCGTTCTTTATAGCTGATCACACTAAGGGTTCCCGGAGGAAAGCGATTGGCATCAACCAGGCTTTTCCACTTGTTGCCCAGCTTTTTAGCTTTAAAATGTGAAAGTGATAAAGCAGATTCCTGCCATTTAATGTTAAACCGCCCTCCCCTGGGCAGCCCATATCCTGCCAGTGCGAGCGAAAATGGTGAACTTTTGGGTTCCAGGCTCGCTGCGGCAGTCCCTGCCTGATAGACGGTTTGGGATTGTACGGATATGGAGGAGCCCAATAGCGTGCCGCTTAGCAGCAGAAAGGATAAAATGCGCACTTTCTTCATGAAAATAGGTTTATTGATAACTGAATAATGTGGTTGTGCTGATACTCCTTTTGCCAGAAGGCGCCACAACAACTGATTTCATCTGGCGTTTCTCGCCTTTGTGCAAGATAATGTCAATTGGCTTTTCGTACAGGTAATCTGTTTCCCGGGCATCCTGGCCCTCAAAATTATAATAAATTTTTCCCCCTTCAACAGAAGGCTTCAACGTAACCTTAAAATTACGACCGTTCAAGGTGGTGTCGGTTATCCCAATTGGTCCGGGAACCCGGTACAGGATCTTTGAGCGGTCGAGTACAGCCAGATGTCTGGGCAGCCTGCTTTCAAAAAAATCTATGGCATTTTTACGTTCCAGCGGTGTCCAGGCGATTTCTGCCAAGGCCATTAATCGCGGATAAAGCATGTATTCTACCTTACGGTAAGTATCCATATGTTCCGTCCAGATGGGCGCTTCTACACCGATGATGTGTTTCTTTTGCGCAGCGGTAAGGGATGAAGGTGTAGGATCGTAAGCATATATGCGCTCAGCAGGGTTAAATCCCCATCCGATCGCCAGGGGTTCTAATGGCCTTGGCCCTTGTAAAAAATCGAAGTATACATGTGACATTGGTGCCATCACTACATCGTGGTTTTCCTGCGCTGCTTTGATGCCTTCTTCTATGCTGCGCCAGGCCATCACTGTAGCATTTGGCGCCAATCCACCTTCACGGATCTCATCCCAACCTATAATTTGTCTGCCCTTGCTGTTTACGAAACGCTCGATGCGTTTTACAAAATAACTTTGCAACTCAAATTCGTTCTTTAATTTTTCATCTTTGATCCGTTTCTGGCAATACCGGCATTTTTCCCAGCGTTTTTTCGGACATTCATCGCCGCCGATGTGGATATACCTGGAAGGGAATAATGCCATCACTTCGGTAAGCACATCTTCCAGCACCTGGAAAGTCTGCTCTTTGCCTGCGCAATAAACATCTTCAAATATCCCCCAACTTTGTGCCACTTTAAAAGGACCGGGTTGATCACCACAGGCAAGTTCGGGGTAAGCGGCCAGGGCCGCCAGAGAATGCCCTGGCAGTTCAATCTCGGGGATTACTGTAACTTGCCTTTCGCGGGCATAAGCTACAATTTCTTTGATCTCCTGCTGGGTGTAAAAACCCCCATAAGGCAGGTGATCCTGGCCATTGAGTGAATCTGCATAATGACTGATCTGCGTACTTTCCCGAAAAGCACCCACAGTAGTCAACTTTGGATATTTTTTAATCTCTATCCGCCAGCCATGGTCTTCGGTCAGGTGCCAATGGTAGACATTCATTTTATATTTTGCCAGCATATCAATCTGGCTTTTGATAAAGGAGACAGGATAAATGTGGTACCCCACATCCTGCATGATTCCCCGGAAAGCATACCTGGGCTGGTCCTTAATCTCGGCACCTGTGACCATTAGTCCGTTCCCGGTATTTTCTATCATTTGCAGGAGCGTTTGCAGTCCATAGAATAACCCAGCTTCATCACCCCTGATCTCAACCCCCCGAGTATTTGACAATAAGGTGTACGCCTCTGCTGCCATTTCCTGTGTTTTAACAAAGGAAATCACTGCGTTGCTGAGCTTCGTCACGCCTGGTTTAAAGGAAAGCTGCAGCCCATAATTCTTCTTCAGGTAATCTTGTAAGAGGGTCGCAGTCTTTTTACCAGCTTGGTCTGTATAGCCCAGCTTTGTTTGTGGAGAAAGCCTGAAACTGCCGCCACTAAGCTTAACTGCTGCAGGTGCCGGAATTACTTTTAACAAGCCGGTCTGACTTTGCGAACAGACCGACAGCGGAACCGATAGGATTAAAAAAAGGAAATACCTCAACATGATCAGTTTTTGCTTTAAATAGATTTACTAGACAAATTTTCCATAGCCTCTTTTACCGAACCATATTTTAACAAGCCCTGTTTAGCTTCTTCATAGTCGGTAAGGCCAATTTTGTCCATCAGCATCAAAACAGCGCGGTCCAGGATCTTATCGTTGATCAACTTTACGTTGACCATGCTGTTGCCCTCTACACGTCCAAGACGGATCATGGTGGTGGTGGAAATCATGTCGAAGATCATCTTCTGCGCGGTACCGCATTTCATGCGTGTACTCCCCGTAATAAATTCAGGACCGGTGATCACTTCTACCGGAAAATCCGCCTGCGCGGCAATTCCAGAATCAGGGTTACTGACGATACAGCCTGTAGTGATTTGGTTTGCCCTGCATTTCTTTAAGCCTTCCAATACAAAAGGAGTACTGCCGCTTGCTGAAATGCCGATCACGATATCCATAGGCGACACCTGTGCTTCGCTCAGTTTTGTCCAAGCCTCGTTTACGTCGTCTTCGCACTCTTCAAGCGCTTCTGCCAGCTGAGCTACTCCACCGGCCAAAACCACATTGACCCTTCCTTTTTCTATGCCGTAAGTTGTAGGCAGTTCAATCACATCCAAGACAGATAATCTGCCCCCGCTTCCAGCACCGATATAAAACATCCGGCCACCAGCGGCTAGCTTTGCGATGATCTGCTCAATCAACACATTAATTTGAGGTAAGGCAACCTTTATTGCGGCCGCTACCTTCGCATCTTCCTGGTTGATGTATTGCGTAAGCTCCTCAACTGATTTGGTTTCCAGGTGATCATATAACGATGCTTGTTCTGTAATTCTAGTCATTTGCATTTTATTATTGGTTTTACTTTTTTAAATCAGGATTTGCGGTATAAGCGTTTTTAATTTTATCAATGTATTTTTTATGAAGTTGTATAGAGACCGTTACCGGGTTGCCCTGTGGCTTGTCTGTATATTGTTCACGTCCATTTACCCAGTTCCATTCCCAATCTTTCATCCGTGTTTCAAACGCTTCCTGATCAAATGATTTCCCTTGCTCCAGTGCTGTGCTGGTCTCGGCGATAAATGTTTGCCATCTTTTGCCGTAAAAACCATTGAACAACCCTGCCCATTGCTTGTTGGCATATTCGTGCAGCGATGCGTCTTTACCACCCCAAAGGGTGATCAAGTCGCGGGCATTTTTTTCATATAAGCGACTTTCTGATTCATTGGTTGCCCATTTTTTGGCATCATTTAACCATTTGCCCAACAGGAAATCTTTACGGGTACCCATTAGCTTGTCCATGTCTGCTATCAACGTTAAAAACTCTGCGGTATGTGCCCTGTAGGCAGTCAGGTTCTTATTCCTGAAATCCCTGGCGAACAGGCGCTGAAGCACTGTCGCGTAATTTGCGAGTACCTGGCGACCTACAGTAACGAGGTCAAATTGATAACAGTCGTTGTTTTTAAAGCGGTTTGATGCATTCAGCAAATATGTCCAGGCTGGAACCAGTTTATCCCCATCGTAAGGCAAGTCTGTACCAGTCCAGTCCGCATGTTTCTCATGTGTAGGTCTGGCCGAGATGATAGTTTCATAGCTTCCTTCTTTTGCATATACCGTCTGGTGTAGGATCTGCCAGGCTTTTTCTGTTTGCGGGTCACGCTGGCCATACCGGCGTTGCGCATAGTTGACCAACCATGATTTGACGTCGATAACCTGATCGTTCCATACATGCTCCAGCATCAGCGAGTAAACTACTGGATTTTGTTCGATACCCTCGGGCACCAATCCAATGCCCGATAAGCGACCCCTATTCGGGTCATGCACCATTTCTGCAGGTTCTCTGCCTATATAGTTAAGGTCGCCATAGAGCGGATTCCTACCACCAAAATTATGCAGCATACACCAAATCCATTTCTTGCCCCAGAAAGCCTCTGTTTTTGTCCAGATGGGTTGTTCATCCGCAAATAGATCCAGCATGATCAGGTTGTCATCAGGTACACCACTCAAGTAGTTTTTAACTACTTCCGGTTTCCAGAAGTCACGCTTATCCCAGAACATCCAGCCCTGCATTACCCAGATGGCCTCCGGATCCGCTTTAGCCATCCCTTTATACACGGCAGTGCCTATTTTTCTGACATATGCCGTGTCTGTATAAGGCAGGTACATTTCGTTAAAGGTATCCGCACCGTATAAATGATCTGTATTGCCAAAGGCTTTGTCTTGCTCTGCCATAAACTTATCGGCTATTTGTTGAAACAAGGGATCGTCAGGGTGAAGTACATAAGTGTCTGCAAACCTACCTTCCCAGTTCAGCCTATCTACCCTGGCATTCGGAAAACGTGCTTTAAATGTAGGTGGAACATGTCCACTGAAGGCAGGCAAAATAGGTTTCATCCCCAGTTCGCGCTCTCTGGCCAGGATTTTCTTTTGCAATTGTTCATGGCTTTCCATCCAGCTTTTAGGCAATGGGCCGTTCAATCCATCGATGTTACCGGCCCAGAACCACATGAAATAAGCCGGACCGGTAAAGAAAGCATCCATATCACGATCGCCAAAGCCCATGCCCCGGTATACGCGGTCCCATAGCGCATTCTGTCCTGTCATGGCCAGCGGCATGTTTACCCCGTTAAGGGCCATGAAGTCGATTTCCCACTCCCAACGTTGCCAATCCCACCAGGAAGAGGTATAGTTGAATGTACAATAATTGAAATAGTGCCTGTATTCGTGCGGGGTAACTTTACGCACTTTACCCGGCACCATTGGAAATGGTTTGGGTATGTTTAAGTTGGTGCCATTCCAGCTGATGTCGCAGTGCGCATAGTTTTTCAGCCAGTAGTTTAAGGCACTGGCTACAGAAATACCGGTGTTTCCTCTCAATACAATTTGATTTCCCCGGCTTTCCAGCTCAAAAATGTCTTTGCCATTGGCTGCTGGTAAA comes from the Pedobacter heparinus DSM 2366 genome and includes:
- a CDS encoding family 43 glycosylhydrolase; translated protein: MNPTITTSSFSFLVLFCLILGHTATQAQEKNEARTFVNPVGQGADPWVIRHKNHYYVCQSTGGIAGRGISVSKSDKLSKLGKAVIVWNAPRKGWNSNQIWAPELHYFNNKWYIYYAAGQSGPPYIYQRSGVLESVTDDPQGKYIDKGLLSTGADPKDQTGNIWAIDVNVAEIRGKLYAVWSGWEKNAATDKTVQHLYLARMSNPWTISSERVKISSPDQQWETGGPLNLNEGPQFLLRKGQVFIVYSTRESWTPEYRLGLLRLKKEAKVLLDAKSWEKTGPVFQGTEQVFGPGHASFTQSPDNKEWWIFYHAKKTTEPGWSRDMRLQKFSWNPDGSPNFGTPIPAGVAIQVPSGE
- a CDS encoding N-acetylglucosamine kinase; amino-acid sequence: MILIADSGSTKTDWCLIDPEGEERYFMTEGYNPFFSEPASILNSIRNNLPAYLQHTDIKALHFYGAGCQDEQTAVIESILREAFPQCETIEAEMDLLAAARGLLNHNAGFAAILGTGTNTCIYDGKNITHNIDSLGFILGDEGSGAAIGKKILVDYLRDKMPQSVKRVFEAQYGLNAAAIINRIYTSPQANRFCAGFTRFLKSDEVDAAYSNNLLRTAFTEFFSQLVSCYPDYRQYQFNCIGSVAYHFQTQLREVLDDFKMKPGCILSSLIRELANYHK
- a CDS encoding sugar MFS transporter gives rise to the protein MANKAGLNPLVIIGILFFIFGFVTWLSSVLIPYLQLACELNNFQSYLVAFAFYISYFLMGIPSGWLLKITGFKNSLSIGLLLVAIGSLLFMPAAMNRFYPLFLLGLFVQGAGLTILQTASNPYVAILGPKESAARRISFMGICNGIAGALAPIILGAVILNDADALKEKLNHLNPVQKNLELNALADKVIIPYLIITGLLVIMAILIRFSALPEIDEDELEADLDGDGRTAKTSILQFPHLILGVFILFLYTGVEVIAGNSIIGYGTFHGIPLSASKFFSSFTLISMLVGYLIGIVCIPRYFSQETALKTSAVLGIVFALAAIFTAGITSVVFIALLGLANSLMWPSIWPLAIAGLGKFTKTGSSLLVMAISGAALLPLLYGYLTDHFNPQQAYWMVIPCYIAIGYYAVSGHQIGKLKI
- a CDS encoding beta-N-acetylhexosaminidase, which gives rise to MLRYFLFLILSVPLSVCSQSQTGLLKVIPAPAAVKLSGGSFRLSPQTKLGYTDQAGKKTATLLQDYLKKNYGLQLSFKPGVTKLSNAVISFVKTQEMAAEAYTLLSNTRGVEIRGDEAGLFYGLQTLLQMIENTGNGLMVTGAEIKDQPRYAFRGIMQDVGYHIYPVSFIKSQIDMLAKYKMNVYHWHLTEDHGWRIEIKKYPKLTTVGAFRESTQISHYADSLNGQDHLPYGGFYTQQEIKEIVAYARERQVTVIPEIELPGHSLAALAAYPELACGDQPGPFKVAQSWGIFEDVYCAGKEQTFQVLEDVLTEVMALFPSRYIHIGGDECPKKRWEKCRYCQKRIKDEKLKNEFELQSYFVKRIERFVNSKGRQIIGWDEIREGGLAPNATVMAWRSIEEGIKAAQENHDVVMAPMSHVYFDFLQGPRPLEPLAIGWGFNPAERIYAYDPTPSSLTAAQKKHIIGVEAPIWTEHMDTYRKVEYMLYPRLMALAEIAWTPLERKNAIDFFESRLPRHLAVLDRSKILYRVPGPIGITDTTLNGRNFKVTLKPSVEGGKIYYNFEGQDARETDYLYEKPIDIILHKGEKRQMKSVVVAPSGKRSISTTTLFSYQ
- a CDS encoding N-acetylmuramic acid 6-phosphate etherase, whose amino-acid sequence is MTRITEQASLYDHLETKSVEELTQYINQEDAKVAAAIKVALPQINVLIEQIIAKLAAGGRMFYIGAGSGGRLSVLDVIELPTTYGIEKGRVNVVLAGGVAQLAEALEECEDDVNEAWTKLSEAQVSPMDIVIGISASGSTPFVLEGLKKCRANQITTGCIVSNPDSGIAAQADFPVEVITGPEFITGSTRMKCGTAQKMIFDMISTTTMIRLGRVEGNSMVNVKLINDKILDRAVLMLMDKIGLTDYEEAKQGLLKYGSVKEAMENLSSKSI
- a CDS encoding alpha-N-acetylglucosaminidase, coding for MKRPNFKQLILSIFILLSLTFTHTLAHASTDNKLNEKASYDLIKRILPNHADRFVIEYLPAANGKDIFELESRGNQIVLRGNTGISVASALNYWLKNYAHCDISWNGTNLNIPKPFPMVPGKVRKVTPHEYRHYFNYCTFNYTSSWWDWQRWEWEIDFMALNGVNMPLAMTGQNALWDRVYRGMGFGDRDMDAFFTGPAYFMWFWAGNIDGLNGPLPKSWMESHEQLQKKILARERELGMKPILPAFSGHVPPTFKARFPNARVDRLNWEGRFADTYVLHPDDPLFQQIADKFMAEQDKAFGNTDHLYGADTFNEMYLPYTDTAYVRKIGTAVYKGMAKADPEAIWVMQGWMFWDKRDFWKPEVVKNYLSGVPDDNLIMLDLFADEQPIWTKTEAFWGKKWIWCMLHNFGGRNPLYGDLNYIGREPAEMVHDPNRGRLSGIGLVPEGIEQNPVVYSLMLEHVWNDQVIDVKSWLVNYAQRRYGQRDPQTEKAWQILHQTVYAKEGSYETIISARPTHEKHADWTGTDLPYDGDKLVPAWTYLLNASNRFKNNDCYQFDLVTVGRQVLANYATVLQRLFARDFRNKNLTAYRAHTAEFLTLIADMDKLMGTRKDFLLGKWLNDAKKWATNESESRLYEKNARDLITLWGGKDASLHEYANKQWAGLFNGFYGKRWQTFIAETSTALEQGKSFDQEAFETRMKDWEWNWVNGREQYTDKPQGNPVTVSIQLHKKYIDKIKNAYTANPDLKK